TTATAATCCTGGCGTTGATACAGTAGCCAATCTGGGTAAAGACGCGATCTTTTATCCGTATATCATCCCTACCATTGATGGTAAGGAAGCGAAACAATCCATCTTCTTCGCCAACAACAATTATATTGTCATGAAAAAGGGATTTAAGAGCCCTCAAGAAGTGATTAAGATTTTGAATGACTATGCTTATATCGTTGATGAAGGCAATGGTAAGGAATCCAAAGAAACACTATCCGCTTTGCTCGACAATGATATTGCCCATGTGGTCGGGGCGTTCCGTGTACTTAATCCGAATTCAGATTACGAGCAGTTCGAGGCTGTATCAGCAGCCCTTCAATCCGAGGATACCAGTGGACTCACAACTTCGGGAATGTGGCAGAAATATAACAACAGCGTTGAGTTTATGAAGAATGCAACACCGGGAGCAGTTGGTGACTATCTGCAACAGGGTGCTCCAAAGAATGCGTATGGTCTGGCTAAGAAAGTACTCGATAGTGAGAACTACACAAAGACGGCGCTATGGGGTGTTTCACCGGAGGTGCTGTCAAGTTACGGTACAACGCTGGATGATATCCTGACGGAAGGCTTCACCAAGATCATCATGGGTAGTGAACGTATCGATTATTTCGATGTGGTCGTCCAGAATTGGCGAGCGGCCGGAGGCGATGAAGCAACCCAGGCAGTTAATGATGCCTACGGAAAATAATATTGCGGTTGCCAGGAACGGAGGAATATGAATGCTGAGAAAATGGAAGCAGCAGAGTCCCTACCATCTCATGTTGATCCCAAGCCTAGTCTTGGTCTTCATCTTTAGCTACATCCCTTTTTATGGGCTTATTATTGCATTTCAAAAATACAATCCGGGTCTCGGCTTTAACTCTCCATGGGTGGGATGGGACAATTTTTCCCATGTATTTAGTCAGCCAAACTTCGTAAGAACCATCTGGAATACACTGTATATGTCCGTCTTTAAGATTATCGGGGGCATTATCGTGCCTGTTATTTTCGCATTACTGCTTAACGAAGTGCTGAACAGTGGTGTCAAACGTACATTTCAAACCCTGGTTTATATTCCGAACTTTCTGTCTTGGGTCATTATGGCTGGCATCATGCTGGATATACTTAGCTCCGATGGCATCATCAACACATTTCTAGGCGTATTCGGGATTGCACCTATCTCTTTTCTGGGCACACCGTCCATATTCCCTTGGACGATGATCGTGAGTGATATCTGGAAAGGCTTCGGATTCGGCACGGTTGTATATCTAGCAGCTCTGACCAGTATTGACCCTGGTCTATATGAGGCTGCGGTAATTGATGGAGCCAAACGATGGAAGCAGACCATCTACATCACATTGCCCCTCCTCATGCCAACGATTGTCTTAATGACTGTGTTGTCACTTGGTAACGTCCTCAATGCCGGATTCGATCAAATCTATAACCTGTATTCCCCTGTCGTGTATCAGACTGGAGATATTATTGATACCTATGTATACCGTCTAGGAATTCAGCAGGCACAGTATTCGATTGGTACGGCTGTCGGATTATTTAAATCCATCATTTCCAGTGTTCTCGTTGCCGTATCGTATTTCCTGGCTTACAGGGTAGCCGGCTATCGTATCTTCTAAGGAGGAACGTTCATTATAATCTATGATAAAAGTATGAGCAGGCGTTTGTTCCATATCCTAAACTACATGATATTGCTTCTAATCTCCCTACTCTGTATCCTTCCATTTATCAACCTGTTGGCTGTTTCATTCAGTAGCAGTTCGGCTGTATCCGCGGGCAGTGTTACGTTCTGGCCAGTTGAATTCACAACTAAGGCTTATGAATTTGCATTATCTGGAGGGTCATTTTTCTCCTCTCTCTGGGTGGCGATCCAACGAACCGTTCTCGGAACGTTTGTAAATCTGGTTCTGATCGTGCTCACCGCCTATCCACTATCCAAATCCAAACAAAAATTGATGGGCCGTAATATCTATATGGGATTTTTCATTGTGACCATGTTATTTAGCGGAGGATTAATTCCTACCTATCTGGTGGTCGTCAAAATGGGCTTGATTGATTCGATTTGGTCTCTGATCCTGCCCGGAGCTCTGCCCGTATTTAGTATGATTATTCTTATGAATTTCATTAGAGGTTTGCCGGAGGAGATAGAAGAATCAGCGATCATCGACGGTGCAGGGCCTGTGCAGGTATTGCTTCGTATTCTACTGCCGCTCCTCAAGCCCGCTCTCGCTACGGTCGGTTTGTTCAGTATCGTCGGCCATTGGAATTCATGGTTCGATGGCATTATCTATATGAACAATCCAGCCAATTATCCATTACAAAGCTACCTACAGACCCTGCTGCAGAGCTTTGAGCAAATCATGCTGAAATCCGGCTCCGATTACACTCAACTGTTATCGATGATGAACGCCAGAACTGGACGCGCTGCTCAAATGTTCTTGGGTGCCATTCCGATTTTGCTCGTTTATCCGTTCTTGCAGAAATACTTTACCAAGGGTTTGGTACTCGGTAGTGTCAAAGGATAACCAAAAGAGCTTGCAGTTAATCCTGCAAGCTCTTTGCGTGTGTTTAACCTACGAAACATACTTGGAATCGTTCTAACATTGTAAACGTGTGCATGATAATTTCTATGACTACAGTGTTTCTTTGATGGCAGGTAACAGAATGGTAAAAGTCGTACCTTCACCAATTCGACTAGCCACCTGTATTCCATAAGGCTTACCAAAATGAAGTTGAATACGCCGCTGCACATTAGACAGGCCAATTCCTGTTCCTTTGTCTGCTTCGAGCCTATCTTCCATAAAGTTCTGGATCATATGTTGATCCATACCAATGCCATTATCGCAGACTTCGACCACAATATCTCTGCCCCGTGGTTGAATCCGAATGGTAATGACTCCGTCTTCTTCAAGCTCGGCCAGACCGTGAAAGATTGCATTCTCCACAATGGGCTGCAGAATCATTTTGGGCATACGATAATCGAGCAGTCTATCCTCAATCTCATATTTCATTTGAATACAGTCGTAGTACCTGACATTCTGGATCGTCACGTAATTCGCTATATTATCGATTTCTTCACGTATCGTTACGAGGGTTCCATCGGATCTAGTTGCATAACGAAGCATCGAGATTAATGCATCGGTCATTTCCACGATTTTGTCAGCCTGCTGCATGGAGGCGATCCATTTCACTGAACCCAGAGTATTATACAGAAAATGAGGCTTGATCTGGTCGTGAAGCGCACGCATCTCGGCCTTTGCCTTCTCTATTTCTTCCTGTTGCATCCGCTCAACCATACGCTTCAATTCATGTGACATCTTGTTAAATCGAACTGATAAGTGCCCAATCTCATCGCGAGAACGAATATGTTCAACTTGTTCAAACTGCCCCTTCTCGACCAACGAGATATTGCGCAGCAGCTTCTTGATGGGGGTGGTGATGACATGAGATAGAAAAATCGAAATAATGGCAGCAAAAAGAACCAGGACAATGGACAGTGTAACCAGATTATGCCCTAATATTTTGCCGTCGGCAGTCAGCTCATCCAAAGGCATGTATAAGTAAGTAGTCCATTTCTGCTGACTAAGTGGACTGGTCACCACAACATTTAATGATTCGGGAGGACGAACGTTGTCCCGGAACAATGTACCGATTAAGCGGTCATCTACGTTATAAACAATTTTGTCATTCTCATCGACAATCATGAACCTGGAACGTAGCCCTTCCTGCAAGTTACGATTAACGATTTCGATGAACTTTATATCAATGCTGACGACAATCACGCCAAGCAGTTCCCCGCTAGCCACATCATGAATTTTACGAGCGTGTGACACTGCCAGAATTTTATTCTCCAATTGCTCATCGATTCGGGTTGTCAACGTGATGGTTCGATCATTATCATGCATGAACTTTTTAAACCACAATTCGTTCGCCACTTTGAAGTCCGGGTCAATAGGCTGGTTAGGACTGACGAAGAGATCTTGTCCCCCGTTCAAATTATAGAGGTAGATGGAAAATACGCGATCCTTCATCATGATATAATTCATCAAAATATTGTATGCGGCAATCTCATTTTGTTCATCACCCTCTCGCAGGAAATCCTGGATCGGAAAGCTTCCTTCATGGGTTGCGGATAAATTATCGCTAAGTCCATTACTGGCAAGCAGTGTGATCTTCTCAATCTCCTTTAGGAACTCGTCAATGCGAATATTCGTCTGCTTGGCCAGATCGTTGAGCAGATTTGTATAATTCTGTGCCAGTAATCGCTCAGAAGAGTAATACGAACTAATCGTCATCACAAGTACTGGAAGAATGATGACAGTTATACATATCACCATGATTTTGTACTTGATTGGTAAGAGCCGGGCATGCTTCATATGCTGCACCTCTATTCACGGATTACATGAGTCCCTGCTGTCGATCTCGATATTCCTCAGGAGTGAATCCTACCGATTTTTTGAAAATCTTACTGAAGTACGTGTAATTATGGTAGCCCACCTTGTCAGCGATTTCATATACTCTCAGTTCCCTGCTCAATAGGTAAGCCTTGGCATGTTCAATCCGAACTCGTGTCAGGTATGCGATGAAGTTCTCTCCTTTTTCCTGCTTAAACAATCGGCTAAGATACGAAGGATTGACACTGATCTGGCTAGCAATACTATGCAACGAAATATCCTCAGCATAATACTTGTCCATTAACTCAATGGCGAGGTCTGTGTAGGAACGTTCCTGCATGATTTGGGAATCGGTTTTAAAGTAATACGCGATATGAGCCAGCATATCTTGGTGAATATCCTCCCAATACTCTCCTCTCAAAACGATTTCGTAAGGCGATCTCTCGGTAAATGAAAGCTTGCCTCTTTCAGTAACTCGTGAGAGATGGGAGTGTATGGTTTCCATCACCATGATATATTGCTTGCGAATACTGCTCTCATCTGCTCGTTGCACCTCCAGATCAGAGCGAATTTCTTCAAGGAATTCCTCCGCCTTTTTGTTATCTTTACTCACCCATAATTTGAGGAAATCTCGTTCTTGCTCCGGACTGAGCATTCCATTCACTTCTCTCCGAGCTGGAGCTTGAATCACGTCCGCGTAGTACAGTATCTGGTTGCTGCCTTTAAAGAAACTTTGCCTTAGGGCGAATTCCGCTTCTCGACATGCCTGTCTTATGCCATGGAAATCGGAAACGATTGTACTTACACCCGCTGAGAGTGACAGATTCATAAAATCTTTGATTGAAGACAGAAGCTTATTACATAGTTTGTTTAGATCAGCTTGTACAGACTCACTCCCAGGAAGAACATTGACAATAACCCAATATTCAGAGGAGCTTTCCACGAAAATCTCTTTCTCCCATTTGGATGGAATGATCTCTTCCATAATATTCAGAATAGAGAATCGAAGTAGTTTTTCCCCCTTCTCGACATATTTCCTCTTCGCTTCCTCGTAATAGTCCACAATAAACTGGATGACGACCAACTTGTCTGATCGTATACGGAAATGCATTTCTTCAGCTTTGGGAACCATATCCTTTTCATTTATGAATCCGCTTACAACATCTTGGAAAAAGCTATCCTTTAGATGTCTCAGGCTCTTGAAATAGTCGTGTGTCATAAATGGTACGTTGGTCTTAGTGTCACGTTCACTTTTTAATTTCTCTTCAATGGTGATAAGAAGATCAACTAGAGAGGTTTCTGTAATCTCACTTTTAATCAAGTAGTCTACAGCCCCAAGCTTCAGTGCCTCTTTTACATAATGGAATTCGTCAAAATTGCTCAGGATGACATATTTACAGGTTTTCAATAAACAAGATGCCTCTTGTATGAGCTCTAACCCATCCATGATCGGCATCTTGATATCGGTAATAATTAGATCAGGGGTCACTTCTAGCGCGAGTTCCAACGCTTCCTTCCCGTTCCCCGCTTCTCCCGCAACATAGAAATTGTAGTCTTCCCAGTTTAGCATGGAACGAATTCCAACCCGCATGAGCAGTTCATCCTCTACGATCATCAGTTTATACATGAGCATCCTCCAACATGAACCATTTTCACTATTTTACCATTAAACCGTTTATTGCAAAGATGTCTAGCCGCCCTATTAATTGTGATTTCTAATCAAATGGATGTCCCTTTCGTTCTTGTTCTCAACAGATGTATCCTATGATAAACTTGGATTGCTTAATGATGTAAATGAAAAAAGATAATTCAGAGGAGATGTCACTTGGGATTGAATGCAGAACAATTTGATTATATTTCAGAGACAGAACGGTTAGTAATAAGACCTTTAAAGAAAGACGACTATGAAAATTGGTTAAATGCATTTGAAAACCGTTTTCCCTCCCAACACCGCCACGATAAAGGGAAAATGGATATGACTGAATGTACACCGGATTGGTTTCATCATCTTGTAGATCGACATCAAGAGTTAGCGCGTACAGATGCCGTTTATGTATTTGGTGTATTTAGAAAGGAAGATGGTACACATCTGGGTATGATTGATATTGCGACTTTAGCAAGAGCGGATTTTCAATGGGCAAGCTTCGGATATACCATCCATAATCAGTATTGGAGAAAAGGCTACGGCAAAGAAGCCGTGAATGAAGCTCTTCTTATTGCATTTGAACAACTGAAATTCCACCGTATAGAAGCCCATATTAATATGGATAATATACCTTCTATGAAACTTGCGGAAAGTGTAGGCATGGAATTTGAATGTGTTCGCAAAGGTTTCATACACGAAAACGATGAGTGGACAGATCATTTGGTTTATTATAAGAATTTCAATAAATCAATTCCAACCGTTGATTAAGAAGAGCGAACAAAGCACTGGTGTGCCCTGTTCGCTCTTCTCCTTGTCTTCATATTACTGTCTTCGTCTTATTCGGCCCAATGTTTTTTCGTATCTGACCAATTGGCTGGTTGCTTACCTTCCACCGCTTCCTTATGAACACTTGACTGTTATCTCAGTATCTAAGATAATTACAGTTTGACTAAAAAATTCCTACAAGAGGATCTTTCATTTGGAAGGGGGGCGCTCGTTATGAACTGGTTAAATGATCTCTATAAGATAAATAAACGGGAATCAAAAAAGGAAATCGAACGATCTTTGGTTAACGCCATCTTCCGAATCTATGATCGGTTCCCTCGAATTGGTCTTAGAGAGCGAATCGGGCAGCAAGAAATGTCTCTCGATATAGCCGATGCTTATATCTACGGGCATAACGCCATGATTGAAGCTGGTGTTGGAATCGGTAAGTCTTTTGGCTACCTGATACCGAGCCTGCTCATGAATCAAATGTCCCAGAAACCGGTCATTATAGCTACATCCTCCATTCAGCTTTCGGAACAGATACATAAAGATTTAAGAGTCATTGGTAGCAGGTTGGGCTTCACAACAGTTCGCTCTGTCGTTGGGAAAGGTATGGGGCAGTATGCGTGCCGAAGTAGGGCCGCGGAATGGAGCAGGTCTGATGATCCGAGCTCCTCACTGTCTACCCTTGCCCAGCGCATTTTAGATTTTGAAATTGATGAAAGAGCTGATATTAAAGCTGGAATTAGTGATGCCGAATGGTCCAACTTTTCCGTAAATGATTGCAAATTTGAACGTTGCCATCATAAAAATGCGTGCTTGTTTTACGATATGAGAGCTAAATTAAATGCAAAGGCTCATGAGATTGATTTTATTATTGTGAACCAGGACCTGCTCATACGGGATTTGATGAAGAAAAAAGAAGGAACCAAGAGTATCATCTCAGAACAGCCGGCTCTGATCGTCATTGATGAAGCGCATAATCTGGAAGCAAAAGTTCGAGATGCCCGAACGCTCGAGTTCACTTATCGGGGAATCAGCCGCATTCTGGATAATACTGTACAGCTTCTAACGAAGCAGTCCGGGGATAAAAGTCTCTTCTCACAATCCAAGCTTATAAAAAAATGTATTGAACGAATCTTCCAACAGATAAACGCGGATCTGCTCCACCATGCCAAGCAGGATAGCGACCGTATAAAAGTGTCGGAGATCAAAGGTATACCGTTAAACCAAGTCTCGAACGATTTGAAAGATCTTAGTCTTCGCCTTTCCATTTTGACCTCCCGTCACGAACGGGAGATTGATGACGCTTTTGAAGCTATAAACGGGCTTATTACCCTCATCCATGTTTTGGCTGAAATAGAGGATAACTATCTCATATGGGCAAGCAGTCCCTTGGGAGTAGCCACGATCAGCATCTGTCCCAAAGATATAAGCCAATTTCTGAAGTATGCTTTATTTAATGGCAAAGCGCCTGTTATCCTAACGTCGGCAACGCTGTGCCAAGGCGGGGATACGCTGGAGGAACAATACTCTTATTTGACGCAGTCCCTCGGTTATAAGGGTGATTTTATGGATCGCAAATCCTCCCCTTTTGATTACACCAACCATACCATGATGTACATCTCGAACGTAGTCCCATATTACCACCATGACCAGCGCGAAAACTATCTTGAAGCAGCCTACAACGAATTGGTTCAACTATGTGATTTAACACTAGGAAGAACGATCGTCCTTTTTTCAGCAAAGGAAGACATGAAATACATTCATAAGAAGCTGATTTCAAGGCCTGATGAATATACATGGGCAGTTCATATTCAGAAAGAAGGATCTTCCCAGGACAGTGTTATCACCGAATTCAGGAAAAGCAAAGGTGTGCTCCTGGGTACAGGTGTATTCTGGGAGGGCGTGAATATCGAGGGTTCTGACCTGTCACAGGTCATTATTTTCCGGCTGCCCTTCCCTGTTCCTTCGGACCCTATTTATGAATATAAGGCATCTGTAACGAAGAATTCGTTCATGGAGGTGTTTGTACCGGATATGCTTCTCCGGTTAAGGCAAGGAACGGGACGCTTGATTCGCAGTGAAATGGATCTTGGCATACTCAGCATACTCGACTCCCGTCTCAGCGCAGCGGCAAAAAAGAATTACCGGGAACAGGTGCTGGACACGCTACCATTCAAAGAAGTGACTGAGGATTTTTCGATTTTGGAGAAATTTGTTCAACAAAAAGGGATACGACGTACGGATTGAAAGTGGAACAGCCCAACCATAAAACTGTGCAAATCACATGAAATCGGCCCTTCCGCCCATAAAGCGGAGGGGCCAATTTCAATGCTGGAAGTAAGATATATGCTACAATATATTCCAGAGCTATGAATCCCAAAGGAGGCATTCACATGGTTGAAAGACCGACTACAGAGGAGTATGCAGCTTTTTATGAAGGGTACATCCAGCTTGTTCCTGAAGGGAACATCATCGAACAGTTAGAGCAGCAGGCCAACATCGTACAAACTTTGCTTTCTTCATTAACAGAGGAGCAAGCAAACTATCGTTACGCCGAAGGCAAATGGAGCGTGAAGGAGGTCATCGGCCACCTTTTGGATAACGAACGTATCATGAGCGGCCGACTGCTTCGCATCGCCAGAGGTGACAAAGCGAATCATCCTGGCTACGATCAGGACGTGCTTATGCAGAGCCAACCCTTCAATGCGTATACCGCAGTCGATCTGAACGAAGAATATGCCGTCACACGCCGCTCAACCATTCTTATGCTCCGTCGCCTCACACCAGAAGCTTGGCTCTGTAGAGGGATCGTCAGTGATAATCCTGCTTCAGCTCGATCGATCGCCTATATTTTGGCTGGACATGAGCTCCACCATTTGTCAGTACTTCGCGATCGCTATTCGCTGGATGTGAAATTATAATCACTACTAAATGATAGCTCTGGCTTCTTCTACCATTTGATTAATGATATCGCTTGCAGATTGGTTATCTGTTAACATTCTCGTTCCCTGACCTGCCCAAAGGGCCATATACTCGGGATTATTTTGCTTAGCAGAAGCATTCCTGATCTCGCGAGTTAATGTATTTTGGGTAGGAAAGGTTAGCGGCTTAATACTGGATGCTTCCCAATGCTGTATAAAGTCGTTCTTGATGCCACGCGCTGGCCGTCCAGAAAAGGCATTTGTAATTACAGTGCTTTCCTCTGTGCTATCAAGCAACGCACGTTTATATACCTCATGTGCACCAGACTCAACTGATGTCAAGAAACGAGTCCCCATTTGCACCCCTTGTGCTCCCAAAGCAAGTGAAGCCACCAGCCCTCTACCATCCA
This window of the Paenibacillus marchantiae genome carries:
- a CDS encoding ABC transporter permease; protein product: MLRKWKQQSPYHLMLIPSLVLVFIFSYIPFYGLIIAFQKYNPGLGFNSPWVGWDNFSHVFSQPNFVRTIWNTLYMSVFKIIGGIIVPVIFALLLNEVLNSGVKRTFQTLVYIPNFLSWVIMAGIMLDILSSDGIINTFLGVFGIAPISFLGTPSIFPWTMIVSDIWKGFGFGTVVYLAALTSIDPGLYEAAVIDGAKRWKQTIYITLPLLMPTIVLMTVLSLGNVLNAGFDQIYNLYSPVVYQTGDIIDTYVYRLGIQQAQYSIGTAVGLFKSIISSVLVAVSYFLAYRVAGYRIF
- a CDS encoding carbohydrate ABC transporter permease, whose amino-acid sequence is MILLLISLLCILPFINLLAVSFSSSSAVSAGSVTFWPVEFTTKAYEFALSGGSFFSSLWVAIQRTVLGTFVNLVLIVLTAYPLSKSKQKLMGRNIYMGFFIVTMLFSGGLIPTYLVVVKMGLIDSIWSLILPGALPVFSMIILMNFIRGLPEEIEESAIIDGAGPVQVLLRILLPLLKPALATVGLFSIVGHWNSWFDGIIYMNNPANYPLQSYLQTLLQSFEQIMLKSGSDYTQLLSMMNARTGRAAQMFLGAIPILLVYPFLQKYFTKGLVLGSVKG
- a CDS encoding cache domain-containing sensor histidine kinase; this translates as MKHARLLPIKYKIMVICITVIILPVLVMTISSYYSSERLLAQNYTNLLNDLAKQTNIRIDEFLKEIEKITLLASNGLSDNLSATHEGSFPIQDFLREGDEQNEIAAYNILMNYIMMKDRVFSIYLYNLNGGQDLFVSPNQPIDPDFKVANELWFKKFMHDNDRTITLTTRIDEQLENKILAVSHARKIHDVASGELLGVIVVSIDIKFIEIVNRNLQEGLRSRFMIVDENDKIVYNVDDRLIGTLFRDNVRPPESLNVVVTSPLSQQKWTTYLYMPLDELTADGKILGHNLVTLSIVLVLFAAIISIFLSHVITTPIKKLLRNISLVEKGQFEQVEHIRSRDEIGHLSVRFNKMSHELKRMVERMQQEEIEKAKAEMRALHDQIKPHFLYNTLGSVKWIASMQQADKIVEMTDALISMLRYATRSDGTLVTIREEIDNIANYVTIQNVRYYDCIQMKYEIEDRLLDYRMPKMILQPIVENAIFHGLAELEEDGVITIRIQPRGRDIVVEVCDNGIGMDQHMIQNFMEDRLEADKGTGIGLSNVQRRIQLHFGKPYGIQVASRIGEGTTFTILLPAIKETL
- a CDS encoding helix-turn-helix domain-containing protein; protein product: MYKLMIVEDELLMRVGIRSMLNWEDYNFYVAGEAGNGKEALELALEVTPDLIITDIKMPIMDGLELIQEASCLLKTCKYVILSNFDEFHYVKEALKLGAVDYLIKSEITETSLVDLLITIEEKLKSERDTKTNVPFMTHDYFKSLRHLKDSFFQDVVSGFINEKDMVPKAEEMHFRIRSDKLVVIQFIVDYYEEAKRKYVEKGEKLLRFSILNIMEEIIPSKWEKEIFVESSSEYWVIVNVLPGSESVQADLNKLCNKLLSSIKDFMNLSLSAGVSTIVSDFHGIRQACREAEFALRQSFFKGSNQILYYADVIQAPARREVNGMLSPEQERDFLKLWVSKDNKKAEEFLEEIRSDLEVQRADESSIRKQYIMVMETIHSHLSRVTERGKLSFTERSPYEIVLRGEYWEDIHQDMLAHIAYYFKTDSQIMQERSYTDLAIELMDKYYAEDISLHSIASQISVNPSYLSRLFKQEKGENFIAYLTRVRIEHAKAYLLSRELRVYEIADKVGYHNYTYFSKIFKKSVGFTPEEYRDRQQGLM
- a CDS encoding GNAT family N-acetyltransferase; the protein is MGLNAEQFDYISETERLVIRPLKKDDYENWLNAFENRFPSQHRHDKGKMDMTECTPDWFHHLVDRHQELARTDAVYVFGVFRKEDGTHLGMIDIATLARADFQWASFGYTIHNQYWRKGYGKEAVNEALLIAFEQLKFHRIEAHINMDNIPSMKLAESVGMEFECVRKGFIHENDEWTDHLVYYKNFNKSIPTVD
- a CDS encoding ATP-dependent DNA helicase — protein: MNWLNDLYKINKRESKKEIERSLVNAIFRIYDRFPRIGLRERIGQQEMSLDIADAYIYGHNAMIEAGVGIGKSFGYLIPSLLMNQMSQKPVIIATSSIQLSEQIHKDLRVIGSRLGFTTVRSVVGKGMGQYACRSRAAEWSRSDDPSSSLSTLAQRILDFEIDERADIKAGISDAEWSNFSVNDCKFERCHHKNACLFYDMRAKLNAKAHEIDFIIVNQDLLIRDLMKKKEGTKSIISEQPALIVIDEAHNLEAKVRDARTLEFTYRGISRILDNTVQLLTKQSGDKSLFSQSKLIKKCIERIFQQINADLLHHAKQDSDRIKVSEIKGIPLNQVSNDLKDLSLRLSILTSRHEREIDDAFEAINGLITLIHVLAEIEDNYLIWASSPLGVATISICPKDISQFLKYALFNGKAPVILTSATLCQGGDTLEEQYSYLTQSLGYKGDFMDRKSSPFDYTNHTMMYISNVVPYYHHDQRENYLEAAYNELVQLCDLTLGRTIVLFSAKEDMKYIHKKLISRPDEYTWAVHIQKEGSSQDSVITEFRKSKGVLLGTGVFWEGVNIEGSDLSQVIIFRLPFPVPSDPIYEYKASVTKNSFMEVFVPDMLLRLRQGTGRLIRSEMDLGILSILDSRLSAAAKKNYREQVLDTLPFKEVTEDFSILEKFVQQKGIRRTD
- a CDS encoding DinB family protein, producing MVERPTTEEYAAFYEGYIQLVPEGNIIEQLEQQANIVQTLLSSLTEEQANYRYAEGKWSVKEVIGHLLDNERIMSGRLLRIARGDKANHPGYDQDVLMQSQPFNAYTAVDLNEEYAVTRRSTILMLRRLTPEAWLCRGIVSDNPASARSIAYILAGHELHHLSVLRDRYSLDVKL